ACATGAAGGCGGAAAGCGGGGTCCACCGGCTTGTCCGGATCTCCCCGTTCGACGCGAACAAGCGGCGGCACACCTCCTTCGCCTCGGTGTTCGTGTCCCCGGAGATCGACGACGAGGTCCAGATCCAGATCCTCGATTCGGAGATCCGGGTCGACACCCTCCGTTCCGGGGGCGCGGGGGGGCAGCATGTGAACAAGGTCGAGTCGGCCGTCAGGATCACGCACGTGCCGACCGGGGTGTCCGCGCTCTGCCAGCAGGAGCGGTCTCAGCACAAGAACCGCGCCATGGCGATGAAGATCCTCCGGTCCAAGCTCTACGAGATCGAGATGCGGGAGCGGAAGGAGAAGGCGGCGGAAGCCCACAAGTCCAGGAAGGATATCGCCTGGGGCTCCCAGATCCGGTCCTACGTCCTGGCTCCCTACCGGATGGTGAAGGACCACCGGACCGGCCACGAGACGGGGAACGTGGACGCGATCCTGGACGGCGACCTCATGGAGTTCATCCGGAAGTACCTCCTGGGCGGAGGCGAGGAGGGGGAAGGAAAGGCCGCACTGTGAGCCCTCCCGCGGCGCAGGGGGGGGGAGACGGCGGAGGGGGAGAGTCCCGTGAAGGATGAATGGAACGAGCTGGTCCTCGAGCGGATCCGGAAAGCGGAGGCGATCCGCCGGGACGGGGGGAACCCGTACCCCAACGATCAGCGGGTCGGATGGACCGCCTCCGCCGCGAGGAAGGCGGCGGAGGGGAAGAGCGGCGAGGAGCTCGATCGGAATCCGGCGCGGGTCGACATCGCGGGCCGGATCGTCGCGTTGCGGAATTTCGGGAAGGCGGCCTTTCTCGTTCTCGCCGACCGGACCGGGCGGCTGCAGGCCTACCTGAAGGAGGACGGGATCGGCGAGGAGGCCTATTCCCGGTTTCGGGAAACCGTGGACGTCGGGGACATCGCCTGGGTGGGAGGCCCTCTCTTCATCACCCGGACCGGGGAGCTGACGGTCCGGGCGGAGCGCTTCCGGCTTCTCTCGAAGTCGCTGCGTCCCCTCCCGGAGAAGTGGCACGGCTTGGCGGACGTGGAGACCCGGTACCGGCAGCGGTACGTGGACCTGATCGTGAACGAGGAGGTGCGGGAGCTCTTCCGGACCCGCTCCCGGATCGTCTCCTTCCTCCGGGACTTCCTGTCCGCCCGTGACTTCCTCGAGGTCGAGACGCCGATGATGCAGCCGGTCGCGGGGGGGGCGGCGGCCCGCCCGTTCGTGACGCATCACAACGCCCTGGACACGGAGCTCTACCTGCGGATCGCCCCGGAGCTCTACCTGAAGCGCCTCCTGGTCGGCGGGCTGGAGAGGGTCTTCGAGATCAACCGGAGCTTCCGGAACGAGGGGATCTCCACCCAGCACAACCCGGAATTCACGATGCTGGAGTTCTACCAGGCGTACGCCACCCACGAGGATCTCATGCGGCTGACCGAGGAGATGCTCTCCTCCCTCGCGGTGCACCTCTTCGGCACGGCCCGGGTGAGCGTCCAGGGGGAGGAGATCGATTTCACTCCGCCCTGGGAGCGGGTCACGGTGGCGGAAGCGGTCGCTCGGTACGGGAAGGTCCCGAAGGAGAACCTTTCCGACCCCGTCTTTCTGTCGAAGATGGCGCGGGAGATCGGCCTCGCGGTGAAAGGGGATCCCTCTCCCGGAACGATCCTCGCGAAGATCTACGAGGAGGTCGCGGAGCGCAGGATCCGGGGCCCCGCCTTCGTCACGGAGTACCCGACCGAGGTCTCCCCGCTGTCGCGCCGGAACGACGCGAGGCCGGCGATCGTCGACCGGTTCGAGCTGATCGTCCGGGGGCGGGAGATCGCGAACGCCTTCTCCGAGCTGAACGACCCCCTCGACCAGCGGGGGCGGTTCGAGGAGCAGCTCCGCCTCCGGGAGGAGGGGGACGAGGAGGCGCACGCGATGGACGAGGACTTCCTTCGCGCCCTCGAGTACGGGATGCCGCCGGCGGCGGGGGAGGGGATCGGGATCGACCGGCTGGTGATGCTCTTCACCGACTCTCCCTCCATCCGGGACGTCATCCTGTTCCCGCTGCTGCGGAAAGAGGGGTAGGCGCGGGTGGGTCTCCCGGTCGAATTCTACATCGGCCTGAAGTACCTCCTGGCCAAGCGGAAGCAGACCTTCATCTCCATCATCACCATCATCTCGGTGTCGGGGGTCGCCGTCGGGGTGACCGCCCTCATCATCGTGCTCGCCGTGATGGGCGGGTTCGAGCGGGAGCTCAAGGACCGGATCCTCGGGGCCACCGCCCACGTGCACGTCACAAACCTGGACGGCTCCATCGCCGATCCGGAAAAGGCGCTGGACACCGTGCTGCAGGTGGAGGGGGTCGTCGGGGCGAGCCCCTACATCTTCTCCCAGGTCATGATCTCCTCCGGGGCCTCGGCGACCGGGGGGATCCTCCGGGGGGTGGACCTGGCCACGGTCGGCAACGTAACCCGCCTTCCCAGCGACGTCCGGATCGGCCGTCTGGAGGACCTGTGGGATGCGCCGAAAGGGGGACTTCCCAGGGTGATCCTGGGGAAGGAGCTGGCCGCGAACCTGGGGGTCGCGCCGGGGGACATCGTGGAGGTCATGGTGCCGGGGGGAAACGTGACCCCGCTGGGGGCATTCCCCCGCGTGGACCGGTTCCGCGTGAGCGGGATCTTCGAGTCCGGGATGTACGAGTACGACTCCTCCTTCGCCTACGTCTCCCTCGCGGAGGCCGGAAGACTGCTGGGACTCCACGGCAGGGTCACCGGGATCGAGGTGAAGGTGAAGGATATCTACCAGGCCGGAGAGGTCGCCTCCCGCGTGAGGGAGCGGCTGGGCTACCCCTTCTGGGCGAAGGACTGGATGCAGAGCAACCGGAACCTCTTCTCCGCGCTGAAGCTGGAGAAGGTGGTCATGTTCATCATCCTCGTCCTCATCGTCATGGTGGCGGCCTTCAACATCATCAGCACGCTGATCATGGTCGTGATGGACAAGACGAAGGACATCGCGGTCCTCATGACGCTGGGGGCCACCCGGAAGACGGTCCGAAGGATCTTCGCGCTCGAGGGGCTGCTGATCGGGATCGTGGGGACCGGCGCGGGGATCCTCCTGGGGGGGGGGCTCTGTTATCTCCTCGCCCGCTACCAGTTCATCCGGCTTCCGAGCGACGTCTACTACATCTCCACCCTGCCGGTCGACCTCACGCCCGGCATCCTGCTGCTGGTCGGGGCAAGCTCCATCCTGATCTGCTTCCTGGCCACCTTCTACCCTTCCCTGCAGGCTTCCCGGATCGACCCGGTGGAGGCGATCCGCTATGAATAGCCCCGGCTTCCTCCGCGTCGAAGAGCTCCGGAAGGAGTTCCTCCTGAGGGTGGGAACCCTCGAAGTGCTCAAGGGGATCTCCTTCACCCTCGATCGGGGCGAGATGCTCGGGGTGGTCGGAGTCTCGGGGGCGGGGAAGACGACCCTGCTGCAGATCGTGGGGACCCTCGACCGTCCGACCTCGGGGGCCGTCCTGTACGACGGGCGCGACGTCACGGGGATGGGCGAGGAGGAGCTTGCGGCCTTCCGGAACCGTTCCGTGGGGTTCGTCTTCCAGTTCCACCACCTGCTTCCCGAGTTCAACGCCCGGGAGAACGTGATGCTCCCCTGCCTGATCTCCGGAATGTCCTGGGACGAGGCCGGCCGCAGGGCCGAAGGGCTTCTCGGGGAGGTCGGGCTTTCCGGAAGGCTCACGCACCGGGTGGGGGAGATCTCGGGGGGGGAGCAGCAGCGCGTCGCCATCTGCCGGGCGCTGGCGATGGGTCCCGAGGTGATCCTCGCGGACGAGCCCACCGGGAACCTGG
The nucleotide sequence above comes from Deltaproteobacteria bacterium GWC2_65_14. Encoded proteins:
- a CDS encoding peptide chain release factor 2, producing the protein MEAAVSREGFWDSPEKAEPLLKERKILETFQARWSGIERGIADLRAYLELYEEAEDPSLASEIGRHAEGLYADLDAVETERMLGGENDERNAILTIHPGAGGTESQDWAEMLLRMYTRFADRNAYAVELVERQEGDEAGIKSATILLSGDHPYGYMKAESGVHRLVRISPFDANKRRHTSFASVFVSPEIDDEVQIQILDSEIRVDTLRSGGAGGQHVNKVESAVRITHVPTGVSALCQQERSQHKNRAMAMKILRSKLYEIEMRERKEKAAEAHKSRKDIAWGSQIRSYVLAPYRMVKDHRTGHETGNVDAILDGDLMEFIRKYLLGGGEEGEGKAAL
- a CDS encoding lysine--tRNA ligase — encoded protein: MKDEWNELVLERIRKAEAIRRDGGNPYPNDQRVGWTASAARKAAEGKSGEELDRNPARVDIAGRIVALRNFGKAAFLVLADRTGRLQAYLKEDGIGEEAYSRFRETVDVGDIAWVGGPLFITRTGELTVRAERFRLLSKSLRPLPEKWHGLADVETRYRQRYVDLIVNEEVRELFRTRSRIVSFLRDFLSARDFLEVETPMMQPVAGGAAARPFVTHHNALDTELYLRIAPELYLKRLLVGGLERVFEINRSFRNEGISTQHNPEFTMLEFYQAYATHEDLMRLTEEMLSSLAVHLFGTARVSVQGEEIDFTPPWERVTVAEAVARYGKVPKENLSDPVFLSKMAREIGLAVKGDPSPGTILAKIYEEVAERRIRGPAFVTEYPTEVSPLSRRNDARPAIVDRFELIVRGREIANAFSELNDPLDQRGRFEEQLRLREEGDEEAHAMDEDFLRALEYGMPPAAGEGIGIDRLVMLFTDSPSIRDVILFPLLRKEG
- a CDS encoding ABC transporter permease — protein: MGLPVEFYIGLKYLLAKRKQTFISIITIISVSGVAVGVTALIIVLAVMGGFERELKDRILGATAHVHVTNLDGSIADPEKALDTVLQVEGVVGASPYIFSQVMISSGASATGGILRGVDLATVGNVTRLPSDVRIGRLEDLWDAPKGGLPRVILGKELAANLGVAPGDIVEVMVPGGNVTPLGAFPRVDRFRVSGIFESGMYEYDSSFAYVSLAEAGRLLGLHGRVTGIEVKVKDIYQAGEVASRVRERLGYPFWAKDWMQSNRNLFSALKLEKVVMFIILVLIVMVAAFNIISTLIMVVMDKTKDIAVLMTLGATRKTVRRIFALEGLLIGIVGTGAGILLGGGLCYLLARYQFIRLPSDVYYISTLPVDLTPGILLLVGASSILICFLATFYPSLQASRIDPVEAIRYE
- a CDS encoding ABC transporter ATP-binding protein, translated to MRVGTLEVLKGISFTLDRGEMLGVVGVSGAGKTTLLQIVGTLDRPTSGAVLYDGRDVTGMGEEELAAFRNRSVGFVFQFHHLLPEFNARENVMLPCLISGMSWDEAGRRAEGLLGEVGLSGRLTHRVGEISGGEQQRVAICRALAMGPEVILADEPTGNLDKETASGVMDLLVTLNRTRGMSLIVVTHNEEMAGRMHRVIQIDDGRIAR